Proteins encoded in a region of the Gammaproteobacteria bacterium genome:
- the lpxC gene encoding UDP-3-O-acyl-N-acetylglucosamine deacetylase: MASNYKQRTLKTTITATGVGLHTGKKVFLTLRPAAADSGIIFRRVDMEKPIEIRACPSCVGETSLSTTLIKDGVKISTVEHLLSAMAGLGIDNAYVDVSAPEVPIMDGSAAPFVFLIQSAGIQEQEAHKRFIRIKKPVKVEQGDKWARFDPYEGFKVSFKIAFDHPAFSAEHDSAELDFSSTSFVKQVSRARTFGFMRDIEQLHANDLALGGSMDNAVVMDDFRVLNEDGLRYADEFVKHKILDAIGDLYLLGHSLIGAFSGCKSGHALNNLLLRTLVADESAWELVTFDDKSPAPIPYIQPLTDSIG; this comes from the coding sequence GTGGCCTCCAACTACAAGCAACGCACCTTGAAAACGACTATCACCGCTACCGGTGTCGGTCTGCACACAGGCAAAAAAGTATTCCTCACCTTGCGTCCCGCCGCTGCCGACAGTGGCATCATATTCCGCCGGGTCGACATGGAAAAGCCGATTGAAATCCGTGCTTGCCCCAGTTGCGTGGGCGAGACCAGCTTGTCCACGACCTTGATCAAGGACGGAGTCAAGATTTCCACGGTTGAGCATTTGCTTTCCGCCATGGCCGGCCTCGGCATTGATAACGCCTATGTTGATGTCAGTGCTCCCGAAGTGCCGATTATGGACGGCAGTGCCGCACCGTTTGTATTCCTGATCCAGTCTGCCGGCATCCAGGAGCAGGAAGCACACAAGCGTTTCATCCGTATCAAGAAGCCAGTCAAGGTCGAACAGGGTGACAAGTGGGCCCGGTTTGATCCCTACGAAGGTTTCAAAGTCAGTTTCAAGATCGCGTTTGACCACCCGGCATTCAGTGCCGAACACGATTCCGCCGAACTGGATTTTTCCTCCACGTCGTTCGTTAAACAGGTAAGTCGTGCGCGTACCTTCGGTTTCATGCGTGATATCGAGCAGCTTCACGCCAATGATCTCGCCCTGGGCGGCAGCATGGACAATGCCGTGGTAATGGATGATTTCCGGGTGCTGAATGAAGACGGCCTGCGTTATGCCGACGAATTTGTGAAGCACAAGATCCTCGACGCCATTGGCGATTTGTACCTGCTGGGTCACAGCCTGATCGGTGCCTTCAGTGGCTGCAAATCCGGGCACGCACTCAACAACCTGTTGTTGCGTACGCTGGTTGCCGATGAATCCGCCTGGGAACTGGTTACCTTTGACGACAAGAGCCCGGCCCCGATTCCTTATATTCAGCCATTGACTGACTCCATCGGCTGA
- a CDS encoding S24 family peptidase has translation MTEPFALRVVGDSMAPEFEDGKIIIIDPAMPLVDGMYVIIDFQGETVFRQYIERDGRKFLHPLNETYEDQELVGPYFSRGVVIQRAGRRRDGVKHYEYREELLRAHRAAVESKTGRSAG, from the coding sequence ATGACGGAGCCGTTTGCGCTGCGTGTTGTCGGTGACAGCATGGCGCCGGAATTTGAAGACGGGAAAATCATTATTATTGATCCCGCTATGCCGCTGGTGGATGGCATGTACGTGATCATCGACTTCCAGGGCGAAACGGTTTTTCGCCAGTATATTGAGCGCGATGGCCGGAAGTTCCTGCACCCGCTGAACGAGACTTACGAAGACCAGGAGCTGGTTGGCCCGTATTTCTCGCGTGGCGTGGTAATTCAGCGTGCCGGTCGACGCCGTGATGGCGTCAAGCATTACGAGTACCGCGAGGAGTTGTTACGCGCTCATCGGGCGGCAGTGGAATCGAAAACCGGGCGCAGTGCCGGTTGA